AGGTGAATGAGGCGTGAGATGTTAGCGTGTTTCCCAATAATCTCTACCATGCTCTGGCGAAAATCCCGTGGATGGGATGTGAGAAATGAGAGCCTGGGGACTTTTACACTGCCAGCAAGGGTATCCAGAACATCTTCAAAACGTTTATCCTGGTCCTGGTAGCTATTGACATTTTGTCCGAGAAGGATGATTTCTTTGACGCCGCTCTCTAAAAGCTGTTCTGCCTGTTTGATAATCTCAGCAAAAGGACGGTGAACTTCCCGCCCACGAACATGGGGGACAATGCAGTAGCTACAGAAGTTGTCACACCCATGGCTTATTGGAAGATACGCCCGAAAGGGGGAAGAGCTCTGAGGAACAGCATCAAGGAATCGGTAATCGGAAAGGTGAAGAAAATCAGATCCCTTTTCCAGAAGACGGAGGTCTTCAAGGATTTTGTCTTTGTGGTAGGTTCCCCATACTCGCTTCACCACATCAGGGAACATGTCTTTTACCTCTTCTCCGCGGTTCTGGGCCATACATCCCATGAGGATGACGTACCGATCTTTGTCTGTTTCTTCCCGTAAGCCACGGTAAAATCCCAATCTTCCAATGACCCTGTCTTCTGCGGTGATTCTGACGCTACAGGTATTGATAATGACAACGTCTGCTTCGACGGGGTCTGTTGTTTCCTCATAGCCGTTCGATTGAAGAAGATGGCGCAAACTTTCAGCCTCAGCAACATTCATCTGACATCCATAGTTTTCGATAAGAAACTTTTGCATAGAACTCCCTTTACCATGTGTTTTCATAGAGTATTATTTTGAGAGATGCTGGATCTCGGGATCAAGAATAACAACCTTGTTGTCGATCTGGATCCCGGCAATGCGACCAAACATTCTGACCTTTTGACCGTTTCGAAGTTCACTCTGAAACCCTGGCATCTTGACTGTGGCAATACCCTCCACCGTGGCCTCATCAACAAAGTTGATCAGAAGATCAAAAGAGGTTTCTTTCCGCTGCTGGAAAAAGAGATTGGCAACAGTTCCTACCCAGTTGACATAAACGTCTCTATAGAGAAAAGGGGTACGAAGCACATCACGACAGGATGGATTGAAATCAATATTTTTGGGATCTGGTTTGGGAACAAAACTTTCAAATATCCTTACGTGTTCTTTTACCTGCTCGCTTGCGTTTGAGTTGAGGAGCTCGTTTATGAGAATAATTGCCTGATTTCGTTTTCCCTCGTAGATGAGATCTTTGAGCATCTCAAATTTTTTCCCCACTTCTTCTTCAGTGAGCTTGATGGAGTATTTTTGTCTCTCTTCGACGAGTTTTTCAATATCCTGGATAGAATACGATTCAACCATGGTGCCCATCTGCCGAAAACGCATCTGCTGATACCTTTGCGCAAGATTGATAAGGGAGGGATAAATGAGGAAAAAGAGGAAAAATACCACCCCTATCATCACTATGGGAACCACAAAACGCCAGAGGGGATGACTTCCTATGTTCTCCCAGAAGGGGGCTTGTCCTTCCCTGGGGAGAGTAAAAAAGACAAAATCAGACCAACTATGGGTGGCGAGCCAGCTTTCAAGATTTTCTGACCGGAGAAGCTCCAAGTTTTTCTTGAGGAGAGGATGGTTTTCCTCACTATAAAGCGCATCGAGAAGACGGGTTACTGCCTCGTCGGTTTTTTTTCTTTTGAGGAGAAGGTAAGCGAGGGCATTTTGTATCTCTATGTCATGAGGAAAGATGCGCGCCAGTCTCGAGAGAATACGCTCTGCTTCCTGGTCCTTTCCGATCATGAGATAAAGAAATCCGAGCCACTTTTCAAGAGGCGTTTCGTCACCGTATTCTTCGATAAAAATGGCCAGTTCCTCAAGAAGTGGTGTTTCCTCTGAAGTGAGGCGTTTTCGCCTTAGGACACGATAAACCCATCGTATCCAATCAATGTGTGTTTTTTGCTTTTTTGGGGGCATGCTTCCTCTCTTTTGTTGATATTATATTATAGTAGGAGAGAAAAGAAAATGCAAATGAAAAAGAAACTGGTGATTCTTGGGAATACTTTTAGAAGATAAAGGGGTGGGGTAGTGGTTAAATATTTGAAGGGAAGATGCCTGCTTTTATTTGACGCTCGTGGAGGGCTTTGCAGAATCCTTGCCATGATTTTTCCTCGGTATCGATGGTACTGACGAGTGTACCGATAGCTTCAGGAAAATGGGCATCGGAAGAAGAAAGACAGGGATAGTCCTCTTTATTGGGAATAGGAAAGGGAGAAAGCCAGTAGTATCTTGAGAGTTCAATGGCATCAAAGCGCGTTTTTTCCTGGGGAAGGAGAAAGCCAAGGTTATCCAGAAGGCCACTACCCGGTCTATCGATGTGGGAGGGGATGGCCAGACCATTGTGTTGATGAATGGTGTCTACAATCTCTTCCAGGGTATAGGAGCATGCCTGACCAAGATACACGGAAACCTCTCCCAGAATCACCTCGTTTTCGTCAACATAGACCTGATCACCGTATTTTTCCGCGTCATAAGGAAATTCTGTCAGAGAAGGGTATATCCATTGTCCCATATCCAGAGCCTCTTCGAGGTGTTCAAAGAGAGCCAGGATATGGACTTCTTCACGGGAGGTGATTTCAAGTCCCGGGAACACAACAATATTTGTGTTTTTTGCAAGGGAGAGAAGGGTTGGGCAATTTAAGGCAGTGTTATGATCGGTAAGCGCGATGATATCAAGATTTTTTGCCTGTGCCTCTTCGAGAATACGGCGAGGAGACATTTCCAGACTTCCACAGGGAGAAAGACAGGAATGGATATGGAGGTCAACTTTTAGGGTCATGCGTTGAGGATTTTATGAACTTGATAAGAGGCCTGGTATTGATTGAGGCTGGTTCTCAGCAGGGGCAGAGACTCGTTATCAGCAGCCTGCACCATATCCTCTGGGATTTCTCGATGGTTGCAAATGAGGATAGCTGATGCTCCTACCATGGTGGCCACAGCGATGGTGTTTTTGTGCGCCTGGATAGTGATGAGAACACATCCTTCGTCAGCGTTTGCCATCACATCACTGAGAAGATCAGAGGTGTAGCCTGT
This sequence is a window from Thermospira aquatica. Protein-coding genes within it:
- the miaB gene encoding tRNA (N6-isopentenyl adenosine(37)-C2)-methylthiotransferase MiaB, yielding MQKFLIENYGCQMNVAEAESLRHLLQSNGYEETTDPVEADVVIINTCSVRITAEDRVIGRLGFYRGLREETDKDRYVILMGCMAQNRGEEVKDMFPDVVKRVWGTYHKDKILEDLRLLEKGSDFLHLSDYRFLDAVPQSSSPFRAYLPISHGCDNFCSYCIVPHVRGREVHRPFAEIIKQAEQLLESGVKEIILLGQNVNSYQDQDKRFEDVLDTLAGSVKVPRLSFLTSHPRDFRQSMVEIIGKHANISRLIHLPVQSGNNRILSLMNRYYTREDYLEKIRWIRTIPDVEISTDLMVGFPGETEKEYEDTLLLVKEVEYLEAFCYYYNPRPHTPASRLPDNTTEQEKLSRLDGLIKIQREIRQTRLAFWIGKTDTVLIENRSKRDSNVFFGMSLSGIPSYVEGECTLGDIIPVKFTGLKGSGLAASPC
- a CDS encoding tetratricopeptide repeat protein; translated protein: MPPKKQKTHIDWIRWVYRVLRRKRLTSEETPLLEELAIFIEEYGDETPLEKWLGFLYLMIGKDQEAERILSRLARIFPHDIEIQNALAYLLLKRKKTDEAVTRLLDALYSEENHPLLKKNLELLRSENLESWLATHSWSDFVFFTLPREGQAPFWENIGSHPLWRFVVPIVMIGVVFFLFFLIYPSLINLAQRYQQMRFRQMGTMVESYSIQDIEKLVEERQKYSIKLTEEEVGKKFEMLKDLIYEGKRNQAIILINELLNSNASEQVKEHVRIFESFVPKPDPKNIDFNPSCRDVLRTPFLYRDVYVNWVGTVANLFFQQRKETSFDLLINFVDEATVEGIATVKMPGFQSELRNGQKVRMFGRIAGIQIDNKVVILDPEIQHLSK
- a CDS encoding PHP-associated domain-containing protein, which gives rise to MSPRRILEEAQAKNLDIIALTDHNTALNCPTLLSLAKNTNIVVFPGLEITSREEVHILALFEHLEEALDMGQWIYPSLTEFPYDAEKYGDQVYVDENEVILGEVSVYLGQACSYTLEEIVDTIHQHNGLAIPSHIDRPGSGLLDNLGFLLPQEKTRFDAIELSRYYWLSPFPIPNKEDYPCLSSSDAHFPEAIGTLVSTIDTEEKSWQGFCKALHERQIKAGIFPSNI